The Labrus mixtus chromosome 14, fLabMix1.1, whole genome shotgun sequence nucleotide sequence GCTGGGACTTGGCAACAGACACCGGTCCCGCTAGGTCGGAGCATCAGAAGACGCCCCCTGGCTTCCAAGCAGCGTTGTGGACCAGACAGGTGCAGCACTGTATGGCTTGCCACCAGCTTTGGCAGTTCAAAGGCTCTACGTTGGCCTTGGCCATCATCACTTTGGAGCTGGAGGTGCTCACACCCGACTGGTTCTCTGTCTTCACCGATCTGTTGAAGAAATCACAGGTAAGAGAAACGCACAGGCCCTCTAGTAAGGGCTTCTTCTCAATGATTGTGTTTAGATTTAATTATCTGTGAATTtctatcagatttttttttagttattctTTATCAATCTTTAGCTTAAAGGAAATTTTCAATGTTGTTGATGTGATGACACTCCACCATAATGCCTCTACAAACAGCATCCCTGAGTGGGCAGGGCCATCTCTCTTCCCCTAGCACGGCTAACTGTTGGATAGGGAAGGGTtcaagtgagagaaaaaaaaaaaatgtatgaaacatgtttgagcctctgctTGACACAAATGCTGAAGGAAGCGCTGAcccatcagtgtgaacacagagatgAGAATAATAAAACCAGAGGGAGTCTTAACTGTCAACCCTCCATGGATATGTTAAGATGGTTTAAGCTAGCAGGCCTCCTTTTATTCTTAAGATGTCATCAGCCTGTTGTTCTGTTTCAACTTACAAACTTTTGCACCTACTGCATTGCAGATTTGGCGTCTTTTTGCTAATACTGGAGGTCACTTTGGATAAATAAACCgcattaaaaaagacacattgtGGTAGTCTGCAAATTATACTGCTAACTgccaaatatttaaacatagcCCTGCAAGTGTGGTATATTAAACCTGGGCCCATTCTTACAGGTTTGAGTGGCTAAATGACTCGTAGTTGGAAATATTTTCTGGAATTGTTTCAGTAGATTCACTCAGCTGGCATCTCTGAAATTGTCTGACATGACTGCAACGTTATCCTCACAGGACACTGCACCATGTCAGAGCATGTCCACAAATAATTATTCTGTTTACCATTTTGTGAAGGTTTCTGAACACatggacaaaaatgtctctctgtagagatgattttttttccaagaaacAAGTCTGTTATATAACCAGAAAATGATGTCCAAAGCCACACTTTGAAATCTCATGTTACACGTTAATAACTGCAGCAGGAGTTGGTAAGGTATGGTGTCATAGATTAGGTTCACACTCAGTTGCCCTCAAGAGGAGGAGCTATTGAAACCAGTTTTGAATTTGCTGGCTGTTTCTGTTTAAGTTGTTTGGACCCAAAAATAGAACTGAGGCTTTAAAATACCAGAGTTACCATCTGAGTGCAGGTTTGTACATTAACACGTTGTCAGGAAAGTTAATCTACTCCAACCTAAGCACACAGAAAGCTTTGAAAATGCtgactcagtttaaaatgttgtcaacATGTTGTCCTGAGTCATCAGATttagaaatatgaaaacatCATACTTTGTTGCTTAAAATGCAAATCCACACCGGTTGCCTTCAGAGTTCATccaaagaaatgtttctttcatcgttcctttaaaaaacacaaaacttggTTTAAGCTTGTCAAATTTGATGTTCGCAgcgtttcatttattttttatttttggctcTTCCAGGTTGATAGTGGCGAGTTCATCCACTGCAAAGAGATGGTGGACGAGTACCTACACAGCGTTGAGTTCTCCCTGCCAACCAATGCCGTGTACATCTTCGACAGCGCCCTGATCCAGGACAAGGAGCGAGCTTGGAGCCCCACACAGCGCGCCAGGCATGCACGGAAGGGTTGCTATGTGCAGGGGGAGTCGGATGAGTATTACGACGGTTTTGGCTGTTTGTATAACGAGGAGACGACTCCAGGGACAGAGGGTGACGATGTTATGGTTTTCTTCAATTCCcagcagaaaaacatctcaCCGTGCCCACCACTGCATCCTGTTGTCAACTAGTCTTAACACGAATCAACACAGACCACCTTTTACAAGTGCACGGTGCTTCCATTTCACAGTGACAATGTTACAAACTTCAAATCGCACTTGGGGTCTCAATCATGCGTTCTATAAGAACACCTTTGACACATTGACGGCAGAAAGTCGAGTgctgattttaattttatttcagtcttttctGTTACTTGTCTATATTCGAAATGACTCGAGGCGTGTATGGATCAGTGCTTAAGTGAAACCTCTGGACATGCTTCCAtatcctctcctctgtgtgagAGCTGTGCAGTTGAGAAGAAATGATTGGGAGTCTTTGAGCCTAACTGAACAGACACTAATGTGTCTCCTTGAGGCGACCTTATTGGTCCCTTTACATTTCCTTTCTTTTATAAATACTATAtttgtttctactttttctttttttttttttacatacctGTCCTTTAAAAACCTCCATCATCTTTTGTTTAACATGTTGCAGGTAAATGATAAGGATAAAGCAGttgtactgtatatttttttaatgtgttagAAGCTTTTTCCTTATGTTTGAGAGTTCATctggattttgtttgtttgggagtGTCTTGGTGCACAAGTTCCTCCACATAGCACTTTGAGATTATGGCATGctttttaatgcaaatattttttacaagttttttttattattatttgaatcTCTAACTCACTTGTACAAACCCTCTTTGTGCTATTTCAAcgttatttttaaaaagctaacTTTTCATAAACAGCTTTAATTTCATAACTTAATGctgcaaatatattttatttcagcCTTTGTTGGTTATGCTTTATGCAACTGATGTTTTCATATCAAACGAGAGCATCTGCAGGAGGTTAGTTCAACACTAGAgtagaatgacaaaaaaaaaaggttgttttgaTAACAAATTATCTGAGGgttacttgtgtttttatttaaaatatattgcaGCATGATTACAACATGAAGTATTAGGATACATTcaccctgtttttatttttctgttatcaGCCATTTCTGTcagagctgctgtcagtttcATGACCATACTGATGTGAACTGGCAAAATATTATGtatcaaaaaataacttttattttatgttcacTGATCAATGAACAGTTTGTCCAAACAGTCGAAGCCGACAGGCAGCAAACACATCTGTAATTTCAGTCTGTGACTGTAGGCACAATAACTGTGATGGAAACTAGCAATTTGATCTACAATCTGAACTGgttactgtctcttttttttattttttaactgtctGTTTCAATTCATCCAGTTTTTTTGGATGTGTCATTTCACCAAGGACCAATATGAAGCATTTTACTTTGTATTTCCTTCATATACTGAGGCAGCTATATGTTATTGTTTGGTCACCCACAGAAATAAAGCTACGACTTACAAAGTCTCaaactgtatttctgtatttttatatttttttttaagtgttctaAAAAGTTGGGGAAGTTTTAGTTCTgcatcaaataataataactttgatttttaattatttatatagcaactttaaaaacaaatgtttacaaagtgctgaaAAATATAATTCCAGTTTCTTCATTTCTGGAGACATAGTGTCCTTGAGCAATCTACAGAATCaatacattcatgttttttaataatataaGATTATACGGTCCTTATTTTGTCCTTATATGTGTCATGTAATGTTAATGGTCTGAAGTCAGTTCAGCATTTGTAGATTTTCTACAGAGCATGCTCTTCACTCAACACATATACCGGTATGATTCAGGAAGAATGTAAGCAGGATACTTGACTCTAATGCCCCCTCACTATTATTTTGTTGTGTCCTATCTTCTCAATAACAACTGAAGGAGTAAATGGAGCCTGGTCTTTGCTCCACACTGCTCAGGGGCTGTGACAAAAAGCGTTCCTTTGTAAACACAATTTATACCTTTTTTGTATAAATGGCACTTCAACAGTAGGCAGTGAATTAAAATATCAGTTATGCTCATTTTAATTTTGCGGCCTCTCTGACAGGCTTCAGATTCGGTGACCTTCTTGTTTAATTGCATAGTTTAGTACATTTCTGAACTGGGCTAAAAATGAGCACTGCTGTGGTGTTACAAGTCAACGGATCTTTAGTTATgaagcaacaaaagaaaaaaaaaactgccttctCAGGAATATGACACCTAACATATAGATCAGGTCaacactgtctttttttttataaccaaaaCAACGGAGGTGTTATCTCGGGGAAACTgggaaacatgaacacaaaactGTCATTGGTTTAAGTTAACCCAGTACCTTCTGTCTGGCCAATATTagatgtggttttttttacagagtgatttcagacactaCTGAGGTCTTTTGAACttggtttatttaaaaaaaaaaaaatctgtatgtGGTGCATTTATGGTTTAAATGCGAGCCCTTTACCACTTGAAAAAgcatgagaaaaacaaagatcctAGACTAAACTCCTTAGGACAAattgcatttctttttgtgcctgaagagacaggacagtggatagggtgGGAAAGGTTGGATGAGATCGTGGAATGACAAAGGTTGAATTCAAATTGCCCACTTCAGGGattgtagcctctgtacatgggttaGAACAAACTAACCACTCAACCACCTGCGCCCCAATCGTGATCCTTTTGAAAAGTATATAGGAGTCTGACGATGTTAAAGTAAGTTCAGACTTACTGTGTAAGGTGTCTATGATTATCACctaaattatgattttttttttcctgcatcaaATATTTGGCAATCAAACATGATAAAACTAAACACTGCTCAAAGCATCCAGATTATATGTGTATTATTTTGATGACATACGCAACATTTAGTAAGAGAGCAGGCATAACGATATATGAAGTTTTAAAATCCGCTCAAATTATAGTATATCAACATATTTTACTGTGTCCTAAAGTTGATGAATATAATTAATTTGGAATAATCATCCACAAAATGCTATGATCAGAACCTGATCTGGTGGAATCTGTTTTACCTCAAGAATTATTCTCAGATGAGTCATTTCAGTGAAAAGCAAAAAGCGATGTGtataaacacacttacacaggtGTGCTAAAGGAAGAATGTCAACTGGATAACTACATACATTAAAAGCTCTCTATCTGGGGACATAACCTGCAGTTTatccttgttctttttttaaattgcaaaatTGTAACTTCATTAACAGATACCTAcaaattttccattttttttcccaatatgATTAACAAGCCGGATGCAATGTCTTACAGAACAATATTTTTTACTAAACATAAAAAGTATTGTTCTGTTCGGCCTAGCTGTGAACTTGATATGGGAGTCAGTGTTATCTGGTTCAGTTAAGTTGccttaaattaacaaaatatagaCACTTCATCCTTTCAGTGTTAGTTTGTCAACTATAGCACTGAAACAATTTTCCTCGTCTTCATCATTCCTGCCTGTGCCGGGCTGTGTGTCTCATGCTGTCCTGTATGTAAAGTCTGTAGAACAGACAGTCGTTATCACTGAGCTGTGGAAGCAGAGTGTTTTGGTGGTGCACTAGAGGACAGGGAACAGAGAGCTTTGAACAGATTGTACTGCTGGATGAGATCCAGTGGGCTCTGCAGGTGGTGGGCAGAATAATAATAGTGCTGGCAGAGTAAACAGAAAACCATTACAATGGGCAGATCTAAATACTGTACCATGActtcctctgtctgtgtttaataaatcaaaaatcAGAGGGACGTTACtataacagaaaatacaaatcaataaataaacttgTAGTGGTTGTTTGACCCACAAAAAGTTTCGACTTGTTAGAGAAATATAAGTTTAGTAACTCTAaatgtcacacacatgcatttattttcttaaatactaatatttaaataacttctttgttttcaagGTAGAATGAAAAAACGGAAATGGAGATGAAGTGAGAAAGCGGTTGTTGGTGAAATGAGGAACAGCTGTAGTTGGTGTTAACACGCACACTTTGTGTTCACTACTAAAAAGCATCCTGTCATTAATGTCACttttcacacactctcacacatccTGCAAAGACAAACTAGGTCAATAAATGTGACATATTTGTCATTTTCACAAGCACACTTTCTCCTCTCTATCTCTGGcaaacacactgtaaacatgctgtactgcatacacatacatacatacacacaaacacacacacacacacacacacacacacacacacacacagcagcacgatGGTGAAAGCAGGACAAAGACTGAGCAAACGTCTTTCAGCTTTTCTgcaccaaacaggaaacactgcatCTCAAGCTGACAGCTGTTTGGGTTACAGCCCAacagcctctctctgtgtgtgtgtgtgtgtgtgtgtgtgtgtgtgtgtgtcaaagtaAGTGTCTTCACCTGCCTGTGTTTCACTTTTATCTCGTTCCCTGATGAATATTGTCAAACATATcatggcagagagagagacacatcaaAGTCGGGATGGGGCttgttgcatttatttccaatgacagacagtaaacacagctgctctctcttctcCATCTTTGAGTGTAAACTCTCCTACAGCGAGCTGAGGCTTGTATGATCTCCTGaattctctgcttgtttgtacAATggcttcatgtttctgtgtgtgtccactttCACAACATAACTTGTTGGTTTACAATATAGTAACATCACTGTACACCGTCATATTATGTGCTTCTTACaataatattttattcaaaaactAGTACAAATTGCATAAAAAGCTGAGTAAGCTCCTGAAAATATTCACATACATTTATTGAGTTAATATGAAACAGCACCGAAATATTGCATACGTTTTTATTAAGACTTTAGAATACGATTTAGGATGTCAGTACCTAAAGTATAGGCAGTCATATATACGCTATACAGGTACTCGGTTTTATTACTTGACACTAtgctatttaaatgttttatttggctCATGTGATAAGGAATCTCTCTACTGTGAAATGTTCTCAATCTAACTACAAGAAGGTTAACAGTCACACAACACCTGGACAACAGATCAAACTGCTCAGGTTCCTTAAATCAGGAAAGG carries:
- the ccni2 gene encoding cyclin-I, coding for MKNPGDVESCRLVTLLEAALVREARLWKVPVFKNGRIQGADISSSQHQEMIVWLGEMSRLFQFCPETFALGVCVLNRLLSTVKAQTKYLKCISFTSLVLAAKINEEDEVIGSVTDLVVQSGCNFSTAEILRMERIILDKLHWDLYTATPVDFIHIFHALIVSGHPHLVPSIGLGSGVSWDLATDTGPARSEHQKTPPGFQAALWTRQVQHCMACHQLWQFKGSTLALAIITLELEVLTPDWFSVFTDLLKKSQVDSGEFIHCKEMVDEYLHSVEFSLPTNAVYIFDSALIQDKERAWSPTQRARHARKGCYVQGESDEYYDGFGCLYNEETTPGTEGDDVMVFFNSQQKNISPCPPLHPVVN